In Pristiophorus japonicus isolate sPriJap1 chromosome 3, sPriJap1.hap1, whole genome shotgun sequence, the sequence tataATGGTTATCACAAATTATACAGGTGTGATTGATTATAATTATTATATAGCACATTGAACAGGAGTGATTGATTATAATTATTATGTAACACATTGAACAGGAGTGATTGATTATAATGGTTATCACAAAttgaacaggtgtgattgattataATGGTTATCACAAATTGAACAGGAGTGATTGATTAGAATGGTTATCATAAAttgaacaggtgtgattgattataATTATTATACCACAAATTGAACATGAGTGATTGATTATAATGGTTATCACAAATTGAACACGAGTGATTGATTATAATGGTTATCACAAAttgaacaggtgtgattgattataATGGTTATCACAAAttgaacaggtgtgattgattataATTATTATGTaacacattgaaacatagaaacatagaaacatagaaaataggtgcaggagcaggccattcagcccttctagcctgcaccgccattcaatgagttcatggctgaacatgaaacttcagtacccacttcctgctttcacgccataccccttgatcctccgagtagtaaggacttcatctaactcccttttgaatatatttagtgaattggcctcaactacttcctgtggtagagaattccacaggttcaccactctctgggtgaagaagtttctccttatctcggtcctaaatggcttaccccttatccttagactgtgacccctggttctggacttccccaacattgggaacattcttcctacatccaatctgtccaaacccgtcagaattttaaacgcttctatgaggtcccctctcactcttctgaactccagtgaatacaagcccagttgatccagtctttcttgataggtcagtcccaccatcccgggaatcagtctggtgaatcttcgctgcactccctcaatagcaagaatgtccttcctcaagttaggagaccaaaactgtacacaatactccaggtgtggcctcaccaaggccctgtacaactgtagcaacacctccctgcccctgtactcaaatcccctcgctatgaaggccaacatgccatttgctttcttaaccgcctgctgtacctgcatgccaaccttcaatgactgatgtaccatgacacccaggtctcattgcaccttcccttttcctaatctgtcaccattcagataatagtctgtctctctgtttttaccaccaaagtggataacctcacatttatccacattatacttcatctgccacgcatttgcccactcacctaacctatccaagtcactctgtagcctcatagcatcctctcgcagctcacactgccacccaacttagtgtcatccgcaaatttggagatactacatttaatcccctcgtctaaatcattaatgtacaatgtaaacagctggggccccagcacagaaccctgcggtaccccactagtcactgcctgccattccgaaaagtacccatttactcctactctttgcttcctgtctgacaaccagttctcaatccacgtcagcacactgcccccaatcccatgtgctttaactttgcacattaatctcctgtgtgggaccttgtcgaaagccttctgaaagtccaaatataccacatcaactggtactcctttgtccactttattggaaacatcctcaaaaaattccagaagatttgtcaagcatgatctccctttcacaaatccatactgacttggacctatcatgtcaccattttccaaatgcgctgctatgacatccttaataattgattccatcattttacccactactgaggtcaggctgaccggtctataattccctgctttctctctccctccttttttaaaaagtggggttacattggctaccctccactcgataggaactgatccagagtcaatggaatgttggaaaatgactgtcaatgcatccgctatttccaaggccacctccttaagtactctgggatgcagtccatcaggccctggggatttatcggccttcaatcccatcaatttccccaacacaatttcccgactaataaagatttccctcagttcctcctccttaatacacCCTCTgacttttgtatccggaaggttgtttgtgtcctccttagtgaatactgaaccaaagtacttgttcaattggtctgccatttctttgttccccgttatgacttcccctgattctgactgcaggggacctacgtttgtctttactaacctttttctctttacataccaatagaaacttttgcaatccgccttaatgttccctgcaagcttcttctcgtactccattttccctgccctaatcaaaccctttgtcctcctctgctgagttctaaatttctcccagtccccaggttcgctgctatttctggccaatttgtatgccatttccttggctttaatactatccctgatttccttagatagccacggttgagccaccttcccttttttatttttacgccagacaggaatgtacaattgttgtaattcatccatgcggtctctaaatgtctgccattgcccatccacagtcaaccccttaagtatcattagccaatctatcttagccaattcatgcctcataccttcaaagttacccttctttaagttctggaccatggtctctgaattaactgtttcattctccatcctaatgcagaattccaccatattatggtcactcttccccaaggggcctcgcacaatgagattgctaattaatcctctctcattacacaacacccagtctaagatggcctcccccctagttggttcctcgacatattgatctagaaaaccatcccttatgcattccaggaaatcctcctccaccatattgcttccagtttggctagcccaatctatgtgcatattaaagtcacccattataactgctgcacctttattgcatgcactcctaatttcctgtttgatgccctccccaacatcactactactgtttggaggtctgtacacaactcccactaacgatttttgccctttagtgttctgcagctctacccatatagattccacatcatccaagctaatgtctttcctaactattgcattaatctcctctttaaccagcaatgctaccccacctccttttccttttattctatccttcctgaatgttgaatacccctggatgttgagttcccagccctgatcatcctggagccacgtctccgtaatcccaatcacatcatatttgttaacatctatttgcacagttaattcatccaccttattgcggatactccttgcattaagacacaaagccttcaggcttgcttttttaacacgagTGATTGATTATAATGGTTATCACAAATTGAACACGAGTGATTGATTATAATGGTTATCACAAATTGaataggtgtgattgattataattattagtgaccaggtgtgattgattatAATTATTATATCACAAATTGAACAGCAGTGATTGATTATAAATATTATATAACAAAttgaacaggtgtgattgattataATTATTATATAACACATTGTACAGGTGTGAATGACTACAATTAATAACATAACAAAttgaacaggtgtgattgattataATTATTATATAATAAATTTAACATGAGTGGTTAATTATAATTATTATATaacaaattgaacagctgtgattgATTATGATAATTATATAACAAATTGAACAGGAGTGATTGATTATAATTTTTATATaacaaattgaacagctgtgattgATTATAGTTATTATGTAACAAATTGAACATGAGTGATTAATTGTGATAATTATATCACAAATTGAACAGTGTGATTGATTATAATTATTATATAACAAATTGAACAGGAGTGATTGATTATACTGGTTATCATAAAttgaacaggtgtgattgattataattattatataacacactgaacAGGAGTGATTGATTATAATGGTTATCACAAATTGAACACGAGTGATTGATTATAATGGTTATCACAAATTGAACACGAGTGATTGATTATAATGGTTATCACAAAttgaacaggtgtgattgattataattattatataacacactgaacAGGAGTGATTGATTATAATGGTTATCACAAATTGAACACGAGTGATTGATTATAATTATTATGTAACACATTGAACATGAGTGATTGATTATAATGGTTATCACAAATTGAACAGGTGTGATTGACTATAATGGTTATCACAAAttgaacaggtgtgattgattataATTATGATATAACAAATTGAACAGGAGTGATAGATTATAATTATTATATCACAAATTGAACAGGTGTGATTGGTTATAATGGTTGTCACAAAttgaacaggtgtgattgattataATTATTATATCACAAATTGAACACGAGTGATAGATTATAATTATTATATCACAAATTGAACACGAGTGATTGATTATAATGGTTGTCACAAAttgaacaggtgtgattgattataATTATTATATCACAAATTGAACAGGTGTGATTCATTATAATGGTTATCACAAATTGaataggtgtgattgattataATTATTATATCACAAATTGAACGGGTGTGATTGATTATAATGATTATCACAAAttgaacaggtgtgattgattataATGGTTATCACAAATTGAACAGCAGTGATTGATTATAAATATTATATAACAAATTgaccaggtgtgattgattatAATTATTATATAATAAATTTAACATGAGTGGTTGATTATAATTATTATATAACAAAttgaacaggtgtgattgattataATTATTATATAACAAATTGAACAGCTCTGATTGATTATAGTTATTAGGTAACAAATTGAACAGGAGTGATTGATTATGATAATTATATcacaaattgaacagctgtgattgATTAGAATTATTATATAACAAAttgaacaggtgtgattgattataATTATTATATCACAAATTGAACAGGCGTGATTGATTATAATGGTTGTCACAAAttgaacaggtgtgattgattataATTATGATATAACAAATTAAACAGGAGTGATAGATTATAATTATTATATCACAAATTGAACACGAGTGATTGATTATAATGGTTGTCACAAAttgaacaggtgtgattgattataATTATTATATCACAAATTGAACAGGTGTGATTCATTATAATGGTTATCACAAATTGaataggtgtgattgattataTTTATTATATCACAAATTGAACGGGTGTGATTGATTATAATGATTATCACAAAttgaacaggtgtgattgattataATGGTTATCACAAATTGAACAGAAGTGATTGATTATAAATATGATATAACAAAttgaacaggtgtgattgattataATTATTATATAATGAATTTAACATGAGTGGTTGATTATAATTATTATATAACAAAttgaacaggtgtgattgattataATTATTATATAACAAATTGAACAGCTCTGATTGATTATAGTTATTAGGTAACAAATTGAACAGGAGTGATTGATTATGATAATTATATgacaaattgaacagctgtgattgattataattattatataacaaattgaacaggtgtgattgattataATTATTATATCACAAATTGAACAGGTGTGGTTGATTATAATTATTATATCACAAAttgaacaggtgtgattgattataATTATTATATAACAAATtgaacaagtgtgattgatgataATTATTATATCACTAAttgaacaggtgtgattgattataattattatatcacaaattgaacaggtgtgattgattataATGGTTATCACAAGttgaacaggtgtgattgattataATTACTATATCACTAAttgaacaggtgtgattgattataattattatataacaaattgaacaggtgtgattgattataattattatataacaaattgaacaggtgtgattgattataATTATTATATCACAAATTGAACAAGTGTGATTGATAATAATTATTATATCACTAAttgaacaggtgtgattgattataATTATTATATCACAAATTGAACAGGTGTGATTCATTATAATGATAATCACAAATTGaataggtgtgattgattataATTATTATATCAGAAACTGAACAGGTGTGGTTGATTATAATTGTTATATCACAAATTGAACAGGTCTGATTGATTATAATGGTTATCACAAAttgaacaggtgtgattgattacAATGGTTATCACAAATTgaccaggtgtgattgattatAATTATTATATCAGAAACTGAACAGGTGTGGTTGATTATAATTGTTATATCACAAATTGAACAGGTATGATTGATTATAAATATTATATAACATATTGAACAGGTGTGATTGCTTATAATTATTATATAACACATTGTACAGGTGTGATTGACTACAATTAATACATAACAAATTGAACAAGTGTGATTGATTATAATCATTATATAATAAATTCAACATGAGTGGTTGAGTATAATTATTATATAACAAAttgaacaggtgtgattgattataattattatataacaaattgaacagctgtgattgATTATAATTATTATATAACAAATTGAACAGGAGTGATTGATTATGATAATTATATAACAAAttgaacaggtgtgattgattataattattatatcataaattgaacaggtgtgattgattaaAATGGTTATCACAAATTTAACAGGAGTGATTGATTATAATTATTATATCACAAATTGAACAGAAGTGATTGACTATAATTATTATATAACAAATTGATCAGGTGTGATTGATTATAATTATTATATCACAAATTGAACAGGAGTGATTGATTATAATTATTATATCACAAATTGAACAGAAGTGATTGACTATAATTATTATATAACAAATTGATCAGGTGTGATTGATTATAATTATTATATCACAAAttgaacaggtgtgattgattataattattatatcacaaattgaacaggtgtgattgattataATTGTTATATCACAAATTGAACAGTTGTGATTGATTATAATTGTTATATAACAAATTGAACAGGTGTGATTAATTATAATTGTTATATCACAAATTGAACAGATGTGATTGATTATAATTATTATATAACAAATTCAACAGGTGTGTTTGATTATAATTGGAATAACACattaaacaggtgtgtttgattttCTGATTTCTCTTTCCTTGTAGCAGTACTAACAGTTTCCCAGCCCTTGTTGCTGGAGGTTGAAAGCACTGGTGAGGCCACCTTAGTATGTGAACACAACTGCGGTGACGATGCAGAATTAAAGTTAACAATTCTTAAAGGCTGGAATAAAATCGTGATTTGTAATGGGACAACAAAGTCATCCAATAGCTCTGTCAACTCAACACGTCTCCTTCATTGCCGGATTAAACGGAGACCAAATAAACTCTCCGTCACTATATGTGGACTGAACTCTTCATTAATTGACAGCTATTTCTGCAAGATTCAGAAAATGTACCCACCACCCTATGAAGAAAAACAGGGGAACGGGACAACCATCTATACTAGAAACGAGAAAAATGTCAAATGTGAGGGCAGTTTTGCATTGATACAGTTTTTTGGGTTAATTTGTGTGCTCATCAACGTAAGGCACGTTTgcactagggaatggaagactgtCAATTTCAGGCACCATGTGTaaaaatcaaacactcccagtgcaggtacagcatgggttagatacagagtaaagctctctctacactgtcccatcagacactcccaggacaggtacagcacagtttagatagagagtaaatctccctcttcaATATCCCAGCAAACATTCTCAAAGCAGTTACAGCACAGTTTAGATCGAGAGTAAATAAAACTCCCTCTAAATcaccacatcaaacactcccaggacaggtacagcacgggttagatacagaataaagctcactctacactgtccaatcaaacagtcctggtggcaggtacagcacggattagatacaaagtaaaactccctttgcactgtcccatcaaacactcccaaggctgttactgcatgggttagatacagagtaaagctctctctacactgtcccatcaaacactcccaaggctgttactgcatgggttagatacagagtaaagctctctctacactgtcccatcaagcactcgcaGGGCAAGTTCtgcacaggttaggtacagagtaaagctctctctacactgtcccatcaagcactcgcagggcaggttctgcacaggttaggtacagagtaaagctctctctctaCTGCCCCAGCAATGTGCCTCAGCCCCAACTTCAGAAGAGCACCCCCTAATGTACAGGTGTGACATTTGTTCCTTCCCCACACCAGCCTTCTGGTGGCCTTTCTGACTCAGATTGCCAAATTAGTACTGAACTGTGGGTTGTTTATTGTTGTGGGCACAATCACTAAGAAATAGATTAAGAGGTTGTGGTTTCATACTTACACACTAAAGTGACACAGCCAATCTATTTAGAATGTGAAGTGCCAATGAAAATCACAAATCTTAGTCCTGTGATACTGTAAGAACTGTAGGATCGGGTCCCTAATAAATCTGCTGAGGGATATTAATCAAATTGTACCAGATGAATCTAAATCTctatccaacaacactcaagaagctcgacaccatccagaacaaagctgcctgctctacctctctttcctcctttaagacgctcgttaaaacctaccacttgaaacaagcttttgaccatctgccttaatttcttctgtggctcggtgtcaaatttatttgtttgtctgtaacactgttgtgaaacgccttgggacattttactacgttaaaggtgctatataaataaaattattattattattattgacaccccattcaccaccttaaccaTTCATGCCCTCCACCAACGGcacaccatggctacagtgtgtaccatctacaagttgcactgcagcaattgCAAAGGCTTCTTCAACTGCAtgtcccaaatccgtgacctctgccacccagaaggacaagggtagcaagcgcatgggaacaccaccacctccaagttcccttccaagttgcacgcccttggaaatatatcgccgttccttcgtagtcgctgggtcaaaaacctggaactccctccctaataacactctgggagtaccttcaccatgtggaggtcaccaccaccttctcaagggcaattagagatgggcaataaattcaggccttgccaatgatgctcatgtcccatgaacgaataaaaaaataaatttttagCCCCTCCTCAAATAACCATTTAGAAAGTTGCTATCTCTCTTTGAGGGAAGGACTTGATTTATGAATTTGTCTCACTCAAATCATCTTACACCAACCAGTTTGGATTATAAAAGTTAATTTATGACGGGGGGACAGGATAAAATAAATGGTTATCACTTTAGTTAGTTTCTCTCATAGTGATCAAACACAATCCTTCATTCTCTCTTGATAAGCCTGGGTGTTTTTACTTCCTGATGCTAACTGTGAGAGATCAATTTTCCCACAGAGCACAGGCTATCTTCAAGTAGTCAGTGTCCTCAGAATTAACTCTTTCTGGTTTCCAGAGTTatatgggaaacatagaaaataggtgcaggagtaggccattcggcccttcgagcctacaccaccattcaatatgatcatggctgatcatgcaatttcagtacccattcctgctttctcttcataccccttgatccttttagctataagagccacatctaactctcttttgaatatatctaacaaactggcctcaacaactttctgtggtacagaattccacaagttcacaattctctgagtgaaaaaatttctcctcatctcg encodes:
- the cd28 gene encoding cytotoxic T-lymphocyte protein 4, whose translation is MECLRNLLVIVLWAHTAGRLDAVLTVSQPLLLEVESTGEATLVCEHNCGDDAELKLTILKGWNKIVICNGTTKSSNSSVNSTRLLHCRIKRRPNKLSVTICGLNSSLIDSYFCKIQKMYPPPYEEKQGNGTTIYTRNEKNVKCSQFLLLLIVGILSILTLFSMIYSIVLTLVTHAAKKPRQKEEENAVYERMAPSTGREQSRRNTEPAATLAHKY